A window of Candidatus Peribacteraceae bacterium genomic DNA:
AAGGGATGAGGGAGAAGAACAGTAAGCGCAGTGTGAGGGCTTCTTCGCGCGAATGCACCTCCCCCCGCTTCAACTTGCCGATGATCAGTTCCGCCCGCGTGAGGGAACCGGCGCCCGTGATGGACAAATCATCGTAGGTGGCCGCATCCGGCGTGCTCTGCGCGGGGCCATTCGTCCTGATGAGGTGGTACCCGTAGACGGTCTCCACCGGCTCGCTCACCTCGCCCGCCGTGATGCCGAAGGCCACGTCCTCAAACGCAGCCGGCCAGCTTCCCCGCGCGATCTTCCCCAGCTTGCCGCCCTCTGTCCTGGTGGAAGCCCCGTCGGAATCCGCCTTGGCCACGTCCTCAAACGCCGTGCCCGTCGCGATCTTCGCCTTGAGTTCCTGCGCGCGCGCCAACGCCTCCTCCTTGGTCCGCGTCACGGTCCCCGCGGCTTCCTGCGCGCCCTTGTAGGCGACGAGGATATGGCTCACGTCCACCTCCTCCTTCCCCTGCGTGACACCGCGAAGGAAGAGAATGTGGGCGGTCCCGGAACCCGTGTCCACCGCCTTCAGGTCCCCTCCACGCATCCCGCGCAGGGCGCCCAAGAGGCGCGCGTCCAGCGTGTTATCCAACAGGATATCCTCCTTCACAGCGTACGTGGCGCCGGTCTCCGTTTCGGCCAGGATGGAGAACGCGCGCGGCGCTTCCATGACCGTCCGTCCCGTTTCCGTGAGGGGCTGCACCACCTCGCCAAGGAAAATGCCCGGTACATCCTCCTCCTCCACGCCGCCGTCCTGCGTCTGCGACGCGACGCGGATGCTGCCTTCCCGGCGGTACATTTGGCCCGGTTTCCTATTCCACAAGTCCTCCAGGCCCTGCGGGAGCGTGTCTTTGTAGAAGGCGTGGCTGTCCTGGTACACCAGGCCCAGCGCGGTACCCACATTCTCCCCTTCCTTTTGCAGCGTGGAGCCGCTCTCGGTGATGCGGCGCTCCACCAGGTCGGCTTTCGCCACCACTTCCTCCTTGAATTCCTCCGTGGGTTCCGTGAATTCCTCCTTGAATTCCAGTTGGATGGTCTTGCCCACGATTTTGATGCACTCCTGTGTGTCCACCACGCCGGGGCATTCCACGAGCAGGTGCTTCTCATCTCCGATGTAGGAGGGGGTGATCACCGCTTCACTCACGCCCAAGGCGTTGATGCGCCTCTCGATGACCGTGCGGATGGCCTCCACCAGGCTGCGTTTCTGCTCCTGGATGCTGTACTGTTGCGCCTGCAGCTTGTTGATGTCGGCGGCGGGGGCGTTCTTCTCCTCCAGCGTGGCGATATCCTTTTCCAGCTGCGCCATCTGCCGGTTGATCTCCTCCTCGGAAATGCGGAAATCCAGCTGTGTTCCTCCCACCAGGTCCAGTCCCAAGTGCAGGGTGGGGGTGCGGATGATGCCCGGTGCCCACGTCTTCCATTCCTGCGGGAGGGCGATGAGGACGATGAGGACACCGACAATGACGGTGACGATAGGCCAGAAGGAAGCGCGGGAGCGTGACATAGGAAAGGGGACGAAGGGGGGACGGAGGATTCCGAGGATTCCGAAGAGTCCGAAGAAGGCGAGAGATTGTTACGGGGAAGGAGGTAGGGAAGATTGAACGGAAGACGAAGGGTTGTTCGTTGCAGAAGCGAGGGGGCGGAAGGCCACGTGGAGGCCGACGTTCACGTCATCGGCGAAGATGGACGCCACCTGGGGACTGGGGATGTTGTCGATCTGGATCGATCCCTTCTTATCCTCCAAGCCGATACGCTTGCGGGACATGAGGACGTCGCGCACGAAGATGGCCATTTGCTTCCCCTGGTTCCGCTCGAACGCCTGCGCGAGCAGGGTCTGTCCCTCCGGAGTGAGGAGGATGAGCGCCATCCCGCGGGTGCGGTCCTGCGTGGCGGTGGCGGTGATCCAGCTGATGTGCTGTTCGGTGACGCCGGTTTCCTTGTAGCCGCTCTCGCTCTTCTCGTGCCAGATGTCGGCCTCTTCCTTCGATGCCTCCACCATCACGCGGAAGGAGAAGGGCGCCGTGAGTTCCTGCGTGAGCACCTCACCGACGGCTGTGTTCTGCAGGGCGAAGCGCAAGACGGCGTCGTCCCCCGCCGTGGTCACATGCGTCGCCTGCAGCTTCTGGCCCAGCCGTTCCGCCCGGCGTTCCACCACGCGCACGGCGGCGTCCCGTAATTCCTGCGCATGCGCCGTCCCGGTCTCTTGGATGGTGATGGTATAGCCGGTGTTGGGTTGCGTGCATCCGGCGAGGAGCAGGAGCACGCCGACGGAAAAGAGGCGTTTCATAGCGAGTGGAGTCTAGGGAACTTCCGTACACCGTGCAACGGAGCGACCGGTCGTTCAAGTAGGTTGGAACGGTCAGCTTCCAGTTTTCAGCTTTCAGCTTCCAGCGGACAGACCTCATTATCCAGGCTTTCTTGAACGTATAGACGACTAACCGCCGAAAGCCGGCAGCTCCAACGCTGTTCCAGTACGCAGCATTTTATTGGAAAGGTCAACACCCCGCAACGTGCAGCGGTCATCAATGATGCAGTTCTTGAGGGTGCTGTCCTCAATGGTGCATTCCTCAAACACGATGCAGTCGTGCAGTTCGCTCCGGCGGATGGCGCTCCGCTTGCCCACGGCCACGCTCCCCGTGCACAAAGTCCCGTCCACCGAAGAGGAGGGATCCGCCAGGAGGCGCTCCCCCACGAGCAACCGGTGTGCGTCCAGATAGGAGTGGAACGAGCCGATATCCAGCCAGGGTTCCGTGAACGTGAAGCAATCCACGCGGATGTTGCGGCGTACCAGTTCTTCGAACAAGCCCCCCACATTGTCCGGGTGCGCCCGGGCGAACTCCAGCACAACAGGGAGGATTTCCTTGGGAAGCACCGAGCAACCGGTGCTCACGAGAGTGGTCTTGGGAGAAGGAGGTTTTTCCTCGAAACCGATAACCCGTTTCATTCCTCGCTCTTCCCACGGTCTTCCTCCTTGTTTGTTGTTTTCCTCCACCCCTCGCCCCTCCTCCTTCGGAGGAGGGGTATGTTTGTTGTTTGTGTTCTCCCCTTCCTCCTCCGGAGGAAGGGGCCGGGGGATGGAGGAGTGCACAGAAGGAGGAAGTAGGGAGGAGGTTGATTCGACAATCACCGTCCCGAACGCTTTCGCTCTCTCCGGATCCCGGATGTCGAAGGCGGCGAGGAGGGGGGTGCCCGTACCGTACGCGGCGAGGAAGCGGGAGAGCGGGAATCCCAGGTAATTGTCCCCCGTGAGGAGCAGCAGGTCGTCCCGCACGTTCTCCCGTTCCACCCACTCCGCCAGCGCCCCCAACGCGCCTTTCTTCTGGTCGTCGCGCTTGCTCCCCTCGATCACCAGTTCCAGGCCGGGGCGCGAGAACTCCTCCCGCCACTTGCCGAACTTCTCCGCGAACGCGGCATTGGTGCTCACCGTCACGGGGATCTCCTCGGGGATGCTCTCCAGGAGGTGCGTGATGATGGGTTTGCCGGCGAGGGGGAGCAGCGGCTTGGCGCGCTGTTCCGTCAACGGCCACAATCTTGTCGCGAAGCCGCCGGCTAAAATGAAAGCTTGCATCTTGGAGCAGTATATCCGTAACCATCATCACTGCCACATTCTCTCTCATAGCGATCTGATTGCTGTTTTCTCTTCCACCTTTTCCCGGCGGAAAAGGTGGAGCCAAAACGCCGGCGCGCCGAACTCCCCTCCACCCGGCCCTGTGCCTCCTCGTCAGCCCCTGCAAGGTTTCGGGGCTGACTCGTCGGCAGGCCATGTCGAAGCAGGGCCTTCCCCTTCACCCCCCGCGGCGCGCCAACCACCCTCATCGATTATTTGTATTTATGGGAGGAACAACCCTTTCCACCAAGGGATATCGGGACGCACCATCGTGGCTGCCCAGCCTTCCAGAGACGTCACGCGCTCGTCCTTCTCTATCACCCCCAACACGGAGGGGAGGAGGAGATACGTGATGCCGTGCTGGCGGCATGCGCTCAGCAGGTTCAACGACTGTTCCAAGTCGCTGCACTGGATGAGGTGCGTGATCCTCTTCTCGCGGAGGGTCTCCTCCAGTTTGTCCAGCTTGCCGAGCACGGGGACGCCGGCGATGTCCTTCTCCTTCGCTCCCCTGCCGTCGAGCACGGCCACGGGACGCAGCGGGTTCTTCCTGCGGGAGAGGAGCGTAATGAGCTGGCGCGATTCCCTTGTCACTCCCACGATGAGGGTGGGGAAGGCGGGGGCGCGCCACAGCATGGAGCGGCTGATCTGCTGGAACGCCAAATGCCAGAGCCGCAGGATGACGGTGGAGAGGAAGAGCGCCTCGATGAGGAGGAGGCGGCTGAAGAAGAGGCCGTAGAGGAAGTAGTACGTGAGGGCGAAGAGCGCGCTCCCCACGATGTTGGCGTAGAGCATGGAGAGGAAGCTGCTGCGCGTCCACTGGCTGCGGGTGAGGTGGAAGATGCGCGTGGAAATGAGCACCACGAGCCACACCGGCGCCACCAGCGTGGCGACGGCGATGTACTGGGTGAAGGGGAAATCGGTGGAGAGGATCCATCCCACGCGCCAGAAGTACGCCAGCGCGTAGCTGAGGATGAAGAGGGCGATGTCCGAGGCGAACCAGAGAAGCAGCACTGATCGTGAATGCATCGGATGCAGTATAGGGAAGATTGGAGCAAGGGAGTAGGTGGTAGGTTGTTGGGGGTACCAAAATCTGGGCAATGACTCCGTTTATCCCGTATTGATGTACTACTCCCTACCGCCTACTCCCTACCCCCTCATGTCTTCGACGGTCCCATCCACACGTAGGGCAACAAGGTGATATCCCACGGGATGTTCCGCGCATCCCACACGTAGGTGCTCAGGGCGTAGCTCTGCGCGGAGGGGAGGGCGTACGTCTCCACCCATGCGAGCTTCCGCGCCAGCACGGGGTTCTCCTCCGCCCTCCGCCTGAACTCCTCGCGGTGAAGCACGTAGAACGCGACACTTTCGGCGACGTCCTCAAACGCGTCGGCCTTGGCGTAGCCCGAAACGAAGTCCCGGTCGAGGGAGTCCTCCCTCTTCTGCTTAGCCGCGGTCCAGGAGATGGCGTAGAAGGCCGTGCTCGGGTCGTCATTGAAGATCACTTCGTTGCCGTCGCGGAAAGCGCTGGCGCCGCTCTTGGGCGTGCCTTCCAGACAACCGAGGTCATTCACGTGCCCCAGGAGCTCATGCACCAGCACCGCGCGGAATTCCTGCAGGGGCAGGCTGCCGCTCACGATCACCGTCGTCTTGCCCGCCAGCCCCCTCCTCTCGGGCCGGTCGTAGCGGACGAAGATGTTGCGCGTCTTCTGCGCGCACGAAGCGGGTAGGAAACCCTCCAGTTCCGCCAGAATTTGAGCTTGGAGAGGATTGATGGCGCTGTCCTTGGTGGTCACCGTGGTGGCCGGTGCCGCCGCAGGGGCTTCCAGTGTGATGACGGCGTTCCGTACGGTATGGGCTTGGCCCTGTGTCGCTTCCCCGGAGGCCTGTTTCTGCGTTCTCTGCAGGGTTTCCCTTGCAGGGATTGTAGTGTGTGCTACACTTTGGGGCAGGAATGCTCCCGCTGTAAGCATCGTTATAAGCCAGAAACGGAAGAGGTACGAGGTTTTCATGACGGGGCAAAAGGTGATATTTATACTACAATCTTAGGTAGATGTCAATACTCCCCCAGACCATCGCTCCGGGACAGGCGCACCAGGTGACCGTGGAAAAGCTCACCTTTGGCGGTTCCGGCCTGACCCACATTGGCACGTTGCCCGTCTTTATCCCCGATTCCATACCGGGGCAGATGTTGGAAATTGTCATCACGAAGCTCAAGGATTCGTATGCGGAAGCCAAAGTGCGCAAAGTGGTGCGGAAGGCGAAGGAGGAGATACCCCCCCGCTGCCCCCATTTTCACGATTGCGGGGGATGCGCCTGGCAGAACCTCCCCTACGACAAGCAGATCAGTTATAAGGAGGACATTGTCCGTGAAACCCTCCTCCACCTCACCCCCATCGGGGAGGCGGAGCGCAAGAACCTGCCGGGACGCGTACTGAACATCGTCCCCAGCCCGCAGGTGTTCCACTACCGCAACAAGATGGAACTGAGCTTCGGATACGAGAACATGCGGACGGAGGAGAACAACGGGCGCCGCATCCACTTTGACGAGAACCCCAGCATCGGGTTCCACCGGCCGGGGCAGTGGTCCACGGTGCTCCCCGTCTCCGAGTGTCACCTCTACGACGAGCAGCTTCCCATGCTCCTCAGTACGGTCCGCCGTTTTATGGAGGAGACCAAGATCCCCGTGTACAACCCCAAGACGCAGAAGGGCATGCTTCGCACGCTGCTCCTGCGCCGCGGCGTGCACACGGAAGAGCAGATGGTGTGCTTCCTGCTGCAGGCGCGGAAGAAGGAGCTGGAGCCGCTCTTCCAAACCTTCATCCGGTACTTCGCCGGGCGCGCGAACCTGGCCTCGCTCCTCGTGGTGGAGAACATGGGCCTCCACGACCGCCCCGATTTTCCCAAGGTCCATACCCTGTACGGCAAGAACACCATCACCGAGCGCCTCTTCGACCTCACCTTCGAAATCTCCCCCTTCTCCTTCTTCCAGACGAATACGCTGGGCGCGGAGAAGCTGTACCGCTCCATCGCCGAAGCGGCGGAACTCACCATGCACGACACTGTGCTGGACGCCTACTGCGGCATGGGCACCATCGGGCAGTACCTGGCGCGCTTCTGCCAGAAGGTGGTGGGCGTGGAGAGCCATCCCTCCGCCATCGAGGACGCCCTCAAGAGCGCGGGGAAGAACCGCATCGGGAACATCAGCTTCTACAAGGGGAAGGTGGAACAGGTGATGCAGCAGCAGCTTAAAGCCGGAGGCAAGTACTCCTTCTCCACCATCGTGGTGGATCCTCCCCGTCCCGGCCTGCACCCCGCGGCAAGGGACGCGCTCATTGCGCACAAGGCGGACAAGGTGGTGTACGTCTCCTGCAACACGGCCACCTTCGCCCGCGATTTGGCGGAATTCCTCAAGGCGGGGTACGAGTTGCGCACGGTGCAGCCGGTGGACCTGTTCCCGCATACGGCGCATATTGAGACCGTGGCGCTGTTGCAGAGGAAATAGAGGAGTATGATCACGACCGTGCTTTTCCTCCTCATCGTTTTCCATCTCCTTGCGGGCAATGTCCACGCCGCGCAATCCGCACGCTTCACGGTGCACGTGGATAAGGATTCCACGGTCTACAGCGAACCCGTGGGCATGATTTTGCGGTGCTACGGCACGGGGCGGGACGCCCTGGCGGAGTTCTTCGTTTGGACGGGACGGTGCACGGGATCCTGCTCCATCGGCCCGCTGGATACGCTGCCCGGCGATCCCGTGAATATGCGCTTCTGCAACGTGGATGCCACGGTGGGGGAAGACCGGTACACGGCCGGCGCGTATCCCGTTGCCGTCACCTGTACGGGGGAAGAGGAGAAACAGTGCGTCATGCGCATCGACATAGGGCTCATGCGCACCATGCAGAAGTTGCCGGAGGAGGCCGCATCGCAGTGGGACGCGTTCTTCACCATGCTCGACGAGGTCGTGCGGAAGTTCGTGTACGACGCGTGGTGTACGGTGATGGGGGTATTCAAGAAGAGTTGTTGATGCCCACCCCCCTTCGCTACGCTCCCTCCGTGCATCGCATCACCCTCCTTTGCGTCGGCAGGATCAACGCCGATTGGATCGCCGAAGGCTGCCGCGACTACATCAAACGGCTCAAGCGCTTCGCCCTCGTGGACGTGCATGAGGTTGCGGCCGGCAAGGAGCGGGACCCCGAACGGCAGCGGAAGGACGAGACGCTGCGGCTGCTCTCCGCCATGGCCAAGCACGAGGGGGATTCCATCGTGTTGGACGAGAAGGGGGAGCGCATGACCTCGCAGGAGTTCGCCGCCTTCCTCCGCAAGATCTTCGACGCGGGCACCCCCGCGGAATTCGTCATCGGCGGGGCGTACGGCCTCTCCGACGACGTCCGCAAGGCGGCCAGGAAGGTCATCCGCCTCTCGGACATGACGCTTCCCCACGAGCTCTGCCGCGCGGTGTTCCTGGAGCAGCTCTACCGCGCCATTGAGATCATCAAAGGGAGCGGGTACCATCACTGACCCTATGGAAACAGTCCCATTGGATGACGACAAAACCTTCGAAGCGTGCAAAACGCTGGGGCGCCTTGCGACGTTCCATCCGCCGGAGGAAAAGCCGAAGATTTCCCAGGAGATGGAGAATATCAGGACTCAGTTACGACGGATGTGGTTGGGTGAATATCTGCACAGCGAGTATGAACCGAGCACGGGCGAAGAATGCAGGGAAGTGGGGACGGTGTATCGCGATTTGGTCCACAACGATCGATTCAATGCGCGGTGGGATGAGGAACTGAAGAAGCAGGGGTATAGCGATACGGCTCTGGACGGGACGACGCAAGTGTTGAAGCAAGCGCTTGCCGAATGTTGTGCCGCGGTGAATGAGGCGACCGACGGGGAGGCGGGACGCGCG
This region includes:
- the secD gene encoding protein translocase subunit SecD is translated as MSRSRASFWPIVTVIVGVLIVLIALPQEWKTWAPGIIRTPTLHLGLDLVGGTQLDFRISEEEINRQMAQLEKDIATLEEKNAPAADINKLQAQQYSIQEQKRSLVEAIRTVIERRINALGVSEAVITPSYIGDEKHLLVECPGVVDTQECIKIVGKTIQLEFKEEFTEPTEEFKEEVVAKADLVERRITESGSTLQKEGENVGTALGLVYQDSHAFYKDTLPQGLEDLWNRKPGQMYRREGSIRVASQTQDGGVEEEDVPGIFLGEVVQPLTETGRTVMEAPRAFSILAETETGATYAVKEDILLDNTLDARLLGALRGMRGGDLKAVDTGSGTAHILFLRGVTQGKEEVDVSHILVAYKGAQEAAGTVTRTKEEALARAQELKAKIATGTAFEDVAKADSDGASTRTEGGKLGKIARGSWPAAFEDVAFGITAGEVSEPVETVYGYHLIRTNGPAQSTPDAATYDDLSITGAGSLTRAELIIGKLKRGEVHSREEALTLRLLFFSLIPSGWKDTTLDGKHFRSANVSVDPVTNIPVVQILFDDEGGKLFQELTKRNVNKRIAIFVGGELVSAPTVQQEIAGGSAVITGSKNFDEARTLAQDLNTGAIPAPIHLVGQYTVEATLGAAALRTSLQAAFIGIIILMVYMIIMYRFLGLMADVALAMYATMLFAILKLPLLLFSSSYIVLTLAGMAGIILSIGMAVDANVLVFERVKEELRKGKLVRTAVEASFRHAWPAIRDSNVSTLITCGILFIIGTSIVRGFAVTLAMGVMLSMLTAVVVTRWLLRHLARTPLGERPELFCGPKLKREDAVGADVAA
- a CDS encoding NDP-sugar synthase, which gives rise to MQAFILAGGFATRLWPLTEQRAKPLLPLAGKPIITHLLESIPEEIPVTVSTNAAFAEKFGKWREEFSRPGLELVIEGSKRDDQKKGALGALAEWVERENVRDDLLLLTGDNYLGFPLSRFLAAYGTGTPLLAAFDIRDPERAKAFGTVIVESTSSLLPPSVHSSIPRPLPPEEEGENTNNKHTPPPKEEGRGVEENNKQGGRPWEERGMKRVIGFEEKPPSPKTTLVSTGCSVLPKEILPVVLEFARAHPDNVGGLFEELVRRNIRVDCFTFTEPWLDIGSFHSYLDAHRLLVGERLLADPSSSVDGTLCTGSVAVGKRSAIRRSELHDCIVFEECTIEDSTLKNCIIDDRCTLRGVDLSNKMLRTGTALELPAFGG
- the rlmD gene encoding 23S rRNA (uracil(1939)-C(5))-methyltransferase RlmD, with translation MSILPQTIAPGQAHQVTVEKLTFGGSGLTHIGTLPVFIPDSIPGQMLEIVITKLKDSYAEAKVRKVVRKAKEEIPPRCPHFHDCGGCAWQNLPYDKQISYKEDIVRETLLHLTPIGEAERKNLPGRVLNIVPSPQVFHYRNKMELSFGYENMRTEENNGRRIHFDENPSIGFHRPGQWSTVLPVSECHLYDEQLPMLLSTVRRFMEETKIPVYNPKTQKGMLRTLLLRRGVHTEEQMVCFLLQARKKELEPLFQTFIRYFAGRANLASLLVVENMGLHDRPDFPKVHTLYGKNTITERLFDLTFEISPFSFFQTNTLGAEKLYRSIAEAAELTMHDTVLDAYCGMGTIGQYLARFCQKVVGVESHPSAIEDALKSAGKNRIGNISFYKGKVEQVMQQQLKAGGKYSFSTIVVDPPRPGLHPAARDALIAHKADKVVYVSCNTATFARDLAEFLKAGYELRTVQPVDLFPHTAHIETVALLQRK
- a CDS encoding 23S rRNA (pseudouridine(1915)-N(3))-methyltransferase RlmH; the protein is MHRITLLCVGRINADWIAEGCRDYIKRLKRFALVDVHEVAAGKERDPERQRKDETLRLLSAMAKHEGDSIVLDEKGERMTSQEFAAFLRKIFDAGTPAEFVIGGAYGLSDDVRKAARKVIRLSDMTLPHELCRAVFLEQLYRAIEIIKGSGYHH